A window of Candidatus Afararchaeum irisae genomic DNA:
GTGCCGCCGTATCACTCGCCAATCAGATACTCGAAGACGGCGACGAGGCGAGACAGAGGTACATAGATTTCCTCTCGAAGGGATCGAGCGAGTATCCCCTCGACCTCCTCGAAGACGCGGGCGCAGACATGTCGTCACCCCAGCCCGTAGAGGACGCGATAGACGTCTACGAGGGATATCTCGACAGAATAGAGGAGCTATAGCTACAGGAGATGTTTGAGACTAGCGACCGAGTCGGTAAGCTGAGTCGCCGACTCCTCCGCTGTCTCTACCGCCTCGACCGCCTCATGTAGGTCTTCTATTCTCCCCTGTGTCTCCTCGACGAAGTCACTGTCGAATGCGTCCGCACGTCTCCCCATCTCGAACCATTTCTTCGCCTCGGCTAGTGACTCCGCCGCATTCTCGGCGTCGAGATCCGACTTGAGACCGTTGAGCACGCCTATCAGGTTGTTGTTCTCTCCCTCTATCCCGAGAAGACTGTCTGTCTCGGGAAGTGCCTCGCGCGCGTCGTTGAGCGCCTCGGTTATGTCCGACCTCATCTCGTCGGACGCCTCTGTGAACAGGTCGTCGTCGTCGAGCTTTGTCTGTGACTCTGACATGCCGGTGCTTAGACCCGACACGACTTAACTTTTTACAGGCTAAGTCCCCTTCCTCAAGGAGTGTTGCGAATCACGTATGAAAATCTCCGATTTTCAACACATCGCAGTCTGCTTTAGTAGACAAGAAGCGTTAACGAATCGCGTAGCGATTCGTTCGCACATCAGAACGCTTCGCGTTCTGAGGACGTTCAGAAATCAAAGATTTCCGAGCCATCAAACTCGTAGAGTTTGAGACGTTCGCTAATCTCCGATTAGCGAGCCAACGAGAGCAAAGCTCTCGTAACGTTCGTGAATCTAAGATTCACGGGTCTTCAGAAATCAGAGATTTCTGTGATGCAGAAAACTCGTAGAGTTTTCTAGCACAAGCAAATCGAAGATTTGCATACGCAGTAGGGAGGGGATACAGTCACAAATTCTTTGAATTCGTGGGTAGCAAGATCAGAGATCTTGCGACAGCCGTAAGCTATTTGCGTACTTGGTACTATTTCTAAGCATTGAGTACACAGGGGCACGGTGGAATTTACGCCTGTGGACACAGAACCTCTGTGGGCTTCACGGCTTATAAGTTCGTGGTGGAAGCAGGAACCTCCTAGAGGCTTCGCAAATCAAAGATTTGCGAGCCATCAAGCTCTGCTTGATGACTTCCAGAGAAGACCGCTCTGAGGTGAGGCCCAAAGAAGACGGCATCATGGTCAAATCGCTCTGGAAGCCCCATCCTTAAACTCGCACATTAAGTGCGAGTGGAGGGTGGGGAGGAAGTCACAACTACTACCTGTCCCGCCCGCCTTAGTCTTGGCTCTCGTAGCTCTCTTCGTCTTCCTCTTCGTCTTCTTCGAGAACCTCGTCGACCCTCATCATGGGGTAGCCGTCCTCCTCACTCATGCTTGCCTCGACGACCACACCCTCCTTCTCGACTACGAGACTCACATCGACCATCTCTCCCTCTAGCTCGGAGTAGCCGAACCTGTTGGGCTCTATGCCCCTTATCTCTACGCCGACCTCCTCGACGTACCTCTGGTTCCCGACTGCTTCCTCTATCGCGGTTTCGAGTGACTCCGCCGATCCGTCCGAGATCGGCGTGCCCGTGAACTGGTGGTAGAGAGCGCCCAGCTTTATCCCCGCCTCGAAACACGCCTCACAGTCTTCTCTTCCGTCGACCTCGTCTGCGTCATGGCTTTCGTCTTCTACTTCGACCTCGTCTGCGTCTCCGTCTCCGTCCCGGCTTCGATCCTCTTCTCCGTCTTTGTCTCCCGTCTCAGTCTCGTCGTTCATACTCTCAGTCTAAGTCTAAGTCTAAGTCTCAGTACGTCTTCGCGAATATCACCGACTTCTCTCCCTCGCTGCCACATCCGAGACAGCTTCCGTCGGTCTCGTCCTCGGCTTGAGTGTCGATTCCCTCGATCACCTCGCCGAGCATGTCGCCGCCTATCTCGTCTTCCATCTCCTTCCCACAGTCCTCTTCTCCACACCACATCGCCTCGGCGAAGCCGTTGCCTATCACCGACCTCGCCTCGTCGTAGGTCTCACAGACCTCAGTCCTGCTTTCGAGCTCTCCCTGTGCCTTCTGTCCTATCTGTCTCGAAAGGTACTCTAGCTCGTCGTCTATCTCCTCACCTATCTGATCGAAGTCGGCGTCCGACTCCTCTCCGAGACGGTTGACGACGACCGCGGACCCTTCTTCGAGGTCACGTGGACCTATCTCTATACGTACGGGGGTTCCCTTTAGCTCCCATTTGTAGTACTTCGCTCCGGGGCTATCGTCGGAGTCGTCTATCTCGACACGCATACCGTAGTCGTCTTTGAGTTCATCGGCGACTTCCTCACATTTTTCGAGTATAGCCTCGTTCTCGTCGTCGTCTCCGAAGAGTATCGGGACGATCGCAACCTGTGTTGGAGCGACCTCACTCGGGAGGACGAGACCGTTGTCGTCGCCGTGTACCGACATCACTGACGCGATACATCTCTCGCTCACGCCGTACGATGTCTGGTAGACGTAGTCGTGTTCTCCCTCGGGCGTCTCAAAGTCGACGTCGAAGGGCTCCGAGAAGTTCTGTCCTAGGTTGTGCGCTGTACCTATCTGGAGTCCACGTCCGTCAGGCATCAGTGTATCGACGGCGTATGTGTACTCGGCACCCGGGAACTTGTCCCACTCGGGACGTTCACAGACGACGTGGGGAACCCCTAAGAAGTCGAAGAAGTCGCCGTAGATGTCGAGTGCGGTCTCGACCTGTTCCGCCGCCTCCTCGGGGTTTGCGTGTGCGGTATGTGCTTCCTTGAAGCTCGTTATCTCCCTCAGACGTATCAGAGGACGTGTGTGTTCGGTCTCCGACCTCCAGATGTTGGCGACCTGGTACACTTTGAGAGGCAGGTCGGTGTGTGAACGCACCCAGAGGTCGAACATCGTGTACATCGGCGTCTCACTCGTCGGACGGAGAGCCATACGTTCGTCGAGCTCCTTGTCGCCCCCCTGTGTGACCCAGAACACCTCCTCCTCGAACCCGGCTATGTGTTCGCTCTCCTTCGCGAGTATTCCCTCAGGTATGAGGACGGGAAAGCTCGCCTCCCTGTGTCCCGTGTCGTCGTGAAGCTCCTTGAGGCGGTCGTAGACGAGGTTCCTGAGTTCGTACCCGAACGGGAACCAGACATAGACCCCCTTCGCGGGATACCTCACGTCCATTATCTCTGCCTCAAACAGAAGCTCGTTATACCAGTCGCTGAAATCGTCCTTAGGAGGAAGTTCCTCGGGCATGCCGACGAATTGCTCTCGGCGAGTCTTAATACTGTCGCTGTCTCTGTCTCCTCCTCTGTCTCCGTCTGTCGGTACAGTCTTCACCACGTCGCACGCCCCAAGCAGTACCCTCTTTAGAGCCGCCGACCTATCTCGTGTAAGAGAATGCCGAAGGACAAGTACTACAACAAGGCGAAACAGGAGGGATACAGGGCGAGGTCGGCGTACAAGCTCATACAGATGGACGACGAGAGGAACCTGCTTTCGCCCTCCGACACCGTCGTTGACCTCGGTGCCGCACCTGGGGGATGGCTCCAGGTCGAGGCGGAGAGAGCCGGTGAGGTGGTCGGTGTCGACCTCCAGTCGATAGATCCCATCGACGAAGACGGCGTCGAGACGGTACGCGGAGACATGACCGAGGAGAGAACACTTGACGAGATCCGTGAGATTACGGGAGGAGAAGTCGACGTCGTGACCTCCGACGCGTCTCCTAACCTCACCGGCGACTGGAACATCGACCACTCACGGTCTGTACATCTCGCCCGTTCGGCACTTGAGACCGCCGAGGATCTTCTGAGACCCGGCGGAAGCTTCGTCGTCAAGGTCTTCCAGGGTGACATGATAGACGACTTCCGATCCGACGTCGAGTCGAGCTTCGACTACGTCTCGACAGCCTCTCCCGATGCCTCACGTGACGAGAGCTCGGAGGTCTATGTCATAGGGAAGGAGTACATAGACGCTCCTGTCGAGGAGGGTGAGGAGTTAGAAGTCGACATAATCAGCGAGGGTGACGAGGGTGACGGAATCGCTAAGATAGACGGCTACACACTCATAGTAAAGGGCGGAGACGAGGGCGAGACTACGGAGGTTCGGGTCACCGACCTCAAGTCGGGCTACGGCTTCGCCGAGAAGGTTTAGACTTAAGTATAAGTGAATTCGCCGTCTTTTGTCTGTATGGATCTCTCGTTACCCCCTCCGAATCGCGCCGCGAGCTGGCTTCTTCAGACAGGTACGGGTACAGGTACCGACACTAACACTGACATGCCCATACAGACAGGTGATCCACCAGTCGAACTCCCGTTTCTCGGGGGAGTTCCCTACGGCGGTGTCATAACCCAGCTCATACTCTTCGTTGTCGGCTTCGTCGCCGTCTACCTAATCGGAAAGACAGTCGTCGTACCTCTCTTCCGACGTACTCTCTCAGCGAGGAAGATGGACGAACACGCCCGCAAGCCTCTCATCAAGATACTCAACATAGCTATAGTATTTGTCGCCTTCGGTGTGGCTTTCGGAACCGCGGGATTCGGGAGCTTCCTCAGTTCTCTCGCGACGATAGGTGCTGCGGCGACACTCGCTATCGGCTTCGCGACACAGGACGTGATGAAAAACTTCGTCTCAGGTATATTCGTCTTCATAGAGAAGCCGTTCAAGATAGGTGACTGGATCGAGTGGGACGGCTACTCGGGCGTAGTTGAGGAC
This region includes:
- a CDS encoding DUF5790 family protein; the encoded protein is MSESQTKLDDDDLFTEASDEMRSDITEALNDAREALPETDSLLGIEGENNNLIGVLNGLKSDLDAENAAESLAEAKKWFEMGRRADAFDSDFVEETQGRIEDLHEAVEAVETAEESATQLTDSVASLKHLL
- a CDS encoding dihydroneopterin aldolase family protein — translated: MNDETETGDKDGEEDRSRDGDGDADEVEVEDESHDADEVDGREDCEACFEAGIKLGALYHQFTGTPISDGSAESLETAIEEAVGNQRYVEEVGVEIRGIEPNRFGYSELEGEMVDVSLVVEKEGVVVEASMSEEDGYPMMRVDEVLEEDEEEDEESYESQD
- the proS gene encoding proline--tRNA ligase; translated protein: MPEELPPKDDFSDWYNELLFEAEIMDVRYPAKGVYVWFPFGYELRNLVYDRLKELHDDTGHREASFPVLIPEGILAKESEHIAGFEEEVFWVTQGGDKELDERMALRPTSETPMYTMFDLWVRSHTDLPLKVYQVANIWRSETEHTRPLIRLREITSFKEAHTAHANPEEAAEQVETALDIYGDFFDFLGVPHVVCERPEWDKFPGAEYTYAVDTLMPDGRGLQIGTAHNLGQNFSEPFDVDFETPEGEHDYVYQTSYGVSERCIASVMSVHGDDNGLVLPSEVAPTQVAIVPILFGDDDENEAILEKCEEVADELKDDYGMRVEIDDSDDSPGAKYYKWELKGTPVRIEIGPRDLEEGSAVVVNRLGEESDADFDQIGEEIDDELEYLSRQIGQKAQGELESRTEVCETYDEARSVIGNGFAEAMWCGEEDCGKEMEDEIGGDMLGEVIEGIDTQAEDETDGSCLGCGSEGEKSVIFAKTY
- a CDS encoding SAM-dependent methyltransferase, encoding MPKDKYYNKAKQEGYRARSAYKLIQMDDERNLLSPSDTVVDLGAAPGGWLQVEAERAGEVVGVDLQSIDPIDEDGVETVRGDMTEERTLDEIREITGGEVDVVTSDASPNLTGDWNIDHSRSVHLARSALETAEDLLRPGGSFVVKVFQGDMIDDFRSDVESSFDYVSTASPDASRDESSEVYVIGKEYIDAPVEEGEELEVDIISEGDEGDGIAKIDGYTLIVKGGDEGETTEVRVTDLKSGYGFAEKV
- a CDS encoding mechanosensitive ion channel family protein, with translation MPIQTGDPPVELPFLGGVPYGGVITQLILFVVGFVAVYLIGKTVVVPLFRRTLSARKMDEHARKPLIKILNIAIVFVAFGVAFGTAGFGSFLSSLATIGAAATLAIGFATQDVMKNFVSGIFVFIEKPFKIGDWIEWDGYSGVVEDISLRVTRVRTFDNELLTVPNSQLTGGVVKNPVAKDRLRLKFVFGIGYDDDIDQATDIIIEEAEKDDGIMDSPSPSVRVSELADSYVGLQSRIWINDPGRSDYVKTRSEYVQRVKERFDEEGIEMPFPKRDLGGSVEVTGDLGVGDE